From one Pseudomonas fluorescens genomic stretch:
- a CDS encoding O-succinylhomoserine sulfhydrylase yields the protein MTQEWDAGRLDSDLEGVAFDTLAVRAGQHRTPEGEHSDPLFFTSSYVFRTAADAAARFAGEVPGNVYSRYTNPTVRAFEERIAALEGAEQAVATSTGMSAILSIVMALCSAGDHVLVSQSVFGSTISLFEKYFKRFGVQVDYVPLTDLAAWDQAIKANTKLLFVESPSNPLAELVDIAALAEIAHAKGAQLVVDNCFSTPALQQPLKLGADIVVHSATKFIDGQGRCMGGVVAGRSEQMKEVVGFLRTAGPSLSPFNAWIFLKGLETLNLRMRAHCANAQALAEWLEQQDGIDKVHYAGLQSHPQHELAKQQMSGFGAVVSFEVKGGKEGAWRFIDATRLISITANLGDSKTTITHPGTTSHGRLSPQEREAAGIRDSLIRVAVGLEDVADLKADLARGLAAL from the coding sequence ATGACACAGGAATGGGATGCCGGGCGCCTGGACAGCGACCTCGAAGGGGTCGCTTTCGACACGCTGGCGGTACGCGCCGGCCAGCATCGCACGCCGGAAGGTGAGCACAGCGACCCGCTGTTCTTCACCTCCAGCTACGTGTTCCGTACGGCGGCCGATGCCGCCGCGCGGTTCGCCGGCGAGGTTCCAGGCAACGTCTATTCACGCTACACCAACCCGACCGTGCGCGCGTTCGAAGAGCGCATCGCCGCCCTTGAAGGCGCCGAGCAGGCGGTAGCCACCTCCACCGGCATGTCGGCGATCCTCTCGATCGTCATGGCCCTGTGCAGCGCCGGCGACCACGTGCTGGTGTCGCAGAGCGTCTTCGGTTCGACCATCAGCCTGTTCGAGAAGTACTTCAAGCGCTTCGGCGTGCAGGTCGACTACGTGCCGCTGACCGATCTGGCCGCCTGGGACCAGGCGATCAAGGCCAACACCAAGCTGCTGTTCGTCGAATCGCCCTCAAACCCCTTGGCGGAGCTTGTGGATATCGCCGCCCTGGCCGAGATCGCCCATGCCAAGGGCGCGCAACTGGTAGTCGACAACTGTTTCAGCACCCCGGCCTTGCAGCAGCCGCTGAAGCTGGGCGCCGACATTGTCGTGCACTCGGCGACCAAGTTCATCGACGGCCAGGGTCGTTGCATGGGCGGCGTGGTTGCCGGGCGCAGCGAGCAGATGAAGGAAGTGGTGGGCTTTCTGCGCACCGCCGGGCCGTCCCTGAGCCCGTTCAACGCCTGGATCTTCCTCAAGGGCCTGGAGACCCTCAACCTGCGCATGCGCGCCCACTGCGCCAACGCCCAGGCCCTGGCCGAATGGCTGGAGCAGCAGGACGGCATCGACAAGGTCCATTACGCGGGCCTGCAGAGCCATCCGCAGCATGAGCTGGCCAAGCAGCAGATGAGCGGCTTCGGCGCGGTGGTGAGCTTCGAGGTCAAGGGCGGCAAAGAGGGCGCCTGGCGCTTCATCGACGCCACCCGGCTGATTTCGATCACCGCCAACCTGGGTGACAGCAAGACCACCATCACCCACCCGGGCACCACCTCCCACGGCCGTCTGTCGCCGCAGGAGCGTGAGGCCGCCGGCATTCGCGACAGCCTGATCCGGGTTGCCGTGGGCCTGGAAGACGTCGCTGACCTCAAGGCCGATCTGGCCCGCGGGCTGGCGGCGCTGTGA
- a CDS encoding AraC family transcriptional regulator gives MNSPRVRLGDLSVGFIQPLSETLQQRGIDPGPLLTRYGLDSARLAEPGARLSIPRYMHLGHAAIELTGDPALGLHMGHISRLGQAGLAGVTAAQAPTVGEAARTLLRFEPLYAANYRGHSSFHEDSGGAWLRFYSISPYNAYNRFVVDSLLAGWLAQLSSLAGVVLLAERVEIEFEAPAYAAHYQALSSNQVQFGAPTNQLRLSRANLALRNPAHCPSTWQHLLQLCEAELEQRTRIRSLGERIAHLLGPLLNGGREPDLEEVARHLQLPTWTLRRKLAEEGTQFRAILNDTRRDLAMTYIRDTELAFGEIAYLLGFASAEAFQRAFKRWNGITPGEFRRSQRRTG, from the coding sequence ATGAACAGCCCGCGTGTGCGCCTGGGCGATCTGTCGGTCGGTTTTATCCAGCCGTTGAGCGAAACCCTGCAACAACGCGGGATCGATCCCGGGCCCCTGCTCACCCGCTACGGGCTGGACTCGGCGCGCCTGGCTGAACCGGGCGCGCGCCTGTCGATCCCGCGCTATATGCACCTGGGCCATGCCGCCATCGAGCTGACCGGCGATCCGGCCCTCGGGCTGCACATGGGCCACATCAGCCGCCTCGGCCAGGCCGGCCTGGCCGGCGTCACCGCAGCGCAAGCGCCAACAGTCGGCGAAGCGGCGCGCACCTTGCTGCGCTTCGAGCCCCTGTATGCGGCCAACTACCGCGGGCACTCAAGCTTTCATGAGGACAGCGGCGGCGCCTGGCTGCGCTTCTACTCGATCAGCCCGTACAACGCCTACAACCGCTTTGTAGTGGATTCACTATTGGCCGGCTGGCTGGCGCAGTTGTCGAGCCTGGCAGGGGTGGTCCTGCTGGCGGAACGGGTCGAGATCGAGTTCGAGGCGCCCGCCTACGCCGCCCACTACCAGGCCTTGAGCAGCAACCAAGTACAGTTCGGCGCGCCCACCAACCAGTTGCGCCTGAGCCGCGCCAACCTTGCCCTGCGCAACCCGGCGCACTGCCCGAGCACCTGGCAGCACCTGCTGCAACTGTGTGAGGCGGAGCTTGAACAACGCACACGGATACGCAGCCTGGGCGAGCGCATCGCGCACCTGCTGGGGCCGTTGCTGAACGGCGGACGGGAACCGGATCTGGAGGAAGTGGCCAGGCATCTGCAACTGCCGACCTGGACCCTGCGGCGCAAGCTGGCCGAGGAAGGCACGCAGTTTCGCGCCATCCTCAACGATACCCGGCGCGACCTGGCCATGACCTACATCCGCGACACGGAGCTGGCCTTTGGCGAGATCGCCTATTTGCTCGGGTTTGCCTCGGCAGAGGCCTTTCAGCGCGCGTTCAAGCGCTGGAACGGTATCACTCCGGGGGAGTTTCGCCGCAGCCAGCGGCGTACCGGCTGA
- a CDS encoding SDR family oxidoreductase, with the protein MGDSSHNGRVALVTGAARGIGLGIAAWLISEGWQVVLTDLDRARGAKVAKVLGDNAWFVGMDVADETQVMTGVAEVLGQFGRLDALVCNAAIADPHNTTLESLSLAHWNRVLAVNLGGPMLLAKHCAPYLRAHCGAIVNLASTRAAQSEPDTEAYAASKGGLLALTHALAMSLGPEIRVNAVSPGWIDARDPAQRRAEPLSEADHAQHPAGRVGTVEDVAAMVAWLLSRNAGFVTGQEFVVDGGMTKKMIYK; encoded by the coding sequence GTGGGCGACAGCAGCCATAACGGCCGCGTCGCCCTGGTCACCGGGGCGGCGCGGGGCATTGGCCTGGGCATTGCTGCCTGGCTGATCAGCGAAGGCTGGCAGGTGGTGCTTACCGACCTCGACCGTGCCCGTGGCGCAAAAGTGGCCAAGGTGCTTGGCGACAACGCCTGGTTCGTCGGCATGGATGTCGCCGACGAAACCCAGGTGATGACCGGCGTTGCCGAGGTGCTGGGCCAGTTTGGCCGGCTCGACGCCCTGGTGTGCAATGCGGCGATTGCCGACCCGCACAACACCACCCTCGAAAGCCTGAGCCTGGCGCACTGGAACCGGGTGCTGGCGGTCAACCTCGGTGGCCCGATGCTGCTGGCCAAGCACTGTGCGCCGTACCTGCGCGCCCATTGCGGGGCGATCGTCAACCTGGCCTCTACCCGTGCTGCGCAATCGGAACCCGACACCGAGGCCTATGCCGCGAGCAAGGGCGGGCTGCTGGCCCTGACCCATGCCCTGGCCATGAGCCTGGGCCCGGAGATTCGCGTCAATGCGGTAAGCCCTGGCTGGATCGATGCCCGTGATCCTGCCCAGCGCCGTGCCGAGCCCCTGAGCGAAGCCGACCATGCCCAGCATCCGGCGGGCAGGGTAGGGACGGTGGAAGATGTGGCGGCGATGGTGGCCTGGTTGCTGTCGCGCAATGCCGGATTCGTCACCGGCCAGGAATTCGTGGTCGACGGTGGTATGACCAAGAAGATGATCTACAAGTAA
- a CDS encoding CvpA family protein: MAFTWVDWAILAIIAISSLISLKRGFVKEALSLLTWIIAGAVAWMFGGSLSQYLEAYIQTPSARVIGGCAILFVATLLVGAMINFLIGELIRVTGLSGTDRFLGMAFGAARGALLVVVAVGLLSLGPVQQDQWWQESRLLPQFLLVADWSKNLILGFTSQWLASGISAPADLPFQEQLLGPKTP, translated from the coding sequence GTGGCATTTACCTGGGTCGACTGGGCGATTCTCGCGATCATCGCCATTTCTTCGCTGATCAGTCTCAAGCGCGGCTTTGTCAAAGAGGCCTTGTCGCTGCTTACCTGGATCATCGCCGGTGCCGTGGCCTGGATGTTCGGTGGCTCGCTGTCGCAGTACCTGGAAGCTTATATCCAGACGCCTTCGGCCCGGGTCATCGGCGGATGCGCCATTCTTTTCGTCGCCACCCTGCTGGTGGGGGCCATGATCAACTTTCTCATCGGCGAGCTGATTCGCGTCACCGGGCTGTCCGGGACCGATCGCTTCCTGGGCATGGCCTTTGGTGCCGCCCGTGGGGCCTTGCTGGTGGTAGTGGCTGTCGGGCTGTTGAGCCTGGGGCCGGTACAACAGGATCAGTGGTGGCAGGAGTCTCGCCTCCTGCCACAATTTCTATTGGTGGCTGACTGGTCGAAAAACCTCATTCTGGGTTTCACCAGTCAGTGGCTAGCCAGCGGGATCAGCGCACCGGCTGATCTCCCGTTCCAGGAACAGCTGCTGGGGCCCAAAACGCCTTGA
- the folC gene encoding bifunctional tetrahydrofolate synthase/dihydrofolate synthase has protein sequence MTQRTLGDWLAYLEQLHPSAIDMGLERSQQVAARLGLGQPAPRVITVTGTNGKGSTCAFVAALLRAQGLKVGVYSSPHLLRYNERVQINGAEAGDEQLCQAFAAVEAARGEISLTYFEAGTLAALWLFKQAALDAVVLEVGLGGRLDTVNIVDADVALVTSIGVDHVDYLGDTRELVAFEKAGIFRQGKPALCGDLNPPQPLLDKARELACPFFLRGRDFDLASTDHHWQWRGVDARGQTVELYDLPLLDLPMENAALALQAYLLLDLPWDAGQIAKTLRDTRMVGRLDRRAFTWQGKALTILMDVGHNPHAAEYLAQRLAARPVPGKRLAVFGLLADKDLEGVIKPLQSQVQAWAVAPLETARSRLASELQVALTNLGAVVQSYASVAQALEGQCAQATADDEILLFGSFFCVGEALQWLDRQATEDGANGIAG, from the coding sequence ATGACCCAACGTACCCTTGGCGACTGGCTCGCCTACCTCGAGCAGTTGCATCCGTCGGCCATCGACATGGGCCTGGAGCGTTCGCAACAGGTCGCTGCGCGGCTCGGGCTGGGCCAGCCGGCGCCACGGGTAATCACCGTGACCGGCACCAACGGCAAGGGTTCGACCTGTGCCTTTGTCGCCGCGTTGCTGCGCGCCCAGGGTCTCAAGGTCGGTGTCTACAGCTCGCCGCACCTGCTGCGTTACAACGAGCGGGTGCAGATCAACGGCGCTGAAGCCGGCGATGAGCAACTGTGCCAGGCCTTTGCCGCTGTCGAAGCGGCCCGCGGCGAAATCTCCCTGACCTACTTCGAGGCCGGCACCCTGGCGGCGCTCTGGCTGTTCAAGCAGGCGGCGCTGGACGCCGTGGTGCTTGAGGTCGGCCTGGGCGGGCGGCTGGACACTGTCAACATCGTCGATGCCGATGTTGCACTGGTCACCAGCATAGGTGTCGATCATGTCGACTACCTGGGCGACACGCGAGAGTTGGTGGCCTTCGAGAAGGCCGGGATCTTCCGTCAGGGCAAGCCGGCCCTGTGTGGTGACCTGAACCCGCCACAGCCGCTGCTCGACAAGGCGCGCGAACTGGCGTGCCCGTTCTTCCTGCGTGGGCGTGATTTCGACCTCGCCAGCACCGATCACCACTGGCAGTGGCGGGGCGTCGATGCGCGCGGCCAGACGGTCGAGCTGTATGATCTGCCCCTGCTCGACCTGCCGATGGAAAACGCCGCGCTGGCGCTGCAGGCCTACCTGTTGCTCGACCTGCCGTGGGATGCCGGGCAGATCGCCAAGACCCTGCGCGATACGCGCATGGTCGGCCGCCTTGATCGTCGGGCCTTCACCTGGCAAGGCAAAGCGTTGACTATTCTCATGGATGTCGGGCACAACCCGCATGCTGCCGAGTACCTGGCTCAGCGCCTGGCTGCCCGGCCAGTGCCGGGCAAGCGCCTGGCCGTGTTCGGTTTGCTGGCCGACAAGGACCTCGAAGGGGTGATCAAGCCGCTGCAATCTCAGGTTCAGGCCTGGGCCGTGGCGCCGCTGGAAACCGCCCGCAGCCGGCTTGCAAGCGAGTTGCAGGTGGCGCTGACGAACCTTGGCGCTGTGGTGCAGTCTTACGCCAGTGTTGCGCAGGCCCTGGAAGGGCAGTGCGCACAGGCAACGGCGGATGATGAAATCCTGCTGTTCGGATCATTTTTCTGTGTCGGCGAAGCCTTGCAGTGGCTCGACCGGCAGGCCACGGAGGACGGGGCAAATGGCATTGCTGGATAA
- the purF gene encoding amidophosphoribosyltransferase, which produces MCGIVGIVGKSNVNQALYDALTVLQHRGQDAAGIVTSHDGRLFLRKDNGLVRDVFQQRHMQRLVGHMGIGHVRYPTAGSSTSAEAQPFYVNSPYGITLAHNGNLTNVEQLAKEIYESDLRHVNTNSDSEVLLNVFAHELAVRGKLQPTEEDVFAAVTDVHNRCVGGYAVVAMITGYGIVGFRDPNGIRPIVFGQRHTDEGVEYMIASESVSLDVLGFTLIRDLAPGEAVYITEEGKLHTRQCATNPQLSPCIFEHVYLARPDSIIDGVSVYKARLRMGEKLAEKIQRERPDHDIDVVIPIPDTSRTAALELANHLGVKFREGFVKNRYIGRTFIMPGQAARKKSVRQKLNAIELEFRGKNVMLVDDSIVRGTTCKQIIQMAREAGAKNVYFCSAAPAVRFPNVYGIDMPSAHELIAHNRSTQDVAELIGADWLVYQDLPDLIEAVGGGKIKIEHFDCAVFDGKYVTGDIDEAYLDKIEQARNDASKVKNQAVSAIIDLYNN; this is translated from the coding sequence ATGTGTGGCATCGTCGGTATCGTCGGTAAGTCGAACGTCAATCAGGCGCTGTATGACGCGCTAACCGTCCTCCAGCACCGCGGCCAGGACGCTGCCGGTATTGTGACCAGTCATGATGGCCGGTTATTCCTGCGCAAGGACAACGGCCTGGTCCGTGACGTGTTCCAGCAGCGCCATATGCAGCGCCTGGTCGGTCACATGGGTATTGGCCATGTGCGCTACCCGACCGCGGGCAGCTCGACCTCGGCCGAGGCCCAGCCGTTCTACGTCAACTCGCCCTACGGCATCACCCTGGCGCACAACGGCAACCTGACCAACGTCGAACAGTTGGCCAAGGAGATCTACGAGTCCGACCTGCGCCACGTCAACACCAATTCCGATTCGGAAGTGCTGCTCAACGTCTTCGCCCATGAGCTGGCGGTGCGTGGCAAGCTGCAACCGACCGAAGAAGACGTGTTCGCCGCGGTCACCGACGTGCACAACCGCTGTGTCGGCGGCTACGCGGTGGTGGCGATGATCACCGGCTATGGCATCGTTGGTTTCCGTGACCCGAACGGTATTCGCCCGATCGTTTTCGGCCAGCGTCACACCGACGAAGGCGTCGAGTACATGATCGCCTCCGAAAGCGTGTCGCTGGACGTGCTGGGCTTCACCCTGATCCGTGACCTGGCACCGGGCGAGGCGGTATACATCACTGAAGAGGGCAAGCTGCACACCCGTCAGTGCGCGACCAACCCGCAGCTGTCGCCGTGCATCTTCGAGCACGTCTACCTGGCTCGCCCTGACTCGATCATCGACGGCGTCTCGGTGTACAAGGCGCGTCTGCGCATGGGCGAGAAGCTGGCCGAGAAGATCCAGCGCGAGCGCCCTGACCACGACATCGACGTGGTCATCCCGATTCCCGACACCAGCCGCACCGCAGCGCTGGAACTGGCCAACCACCTGGGCGTCAAGTTCCGCGAAGGCTTCGTCAAGAACCGCTACATCGGCCGTACCTTCATCATGCCCGGCCAGGCCGCACGCAAGAAATCGGTGCGCCAGAAACTCAACGCCATCGAGCTGGAATTCCGCGGCAAGAACGTGATGCTGGTGGACGACTCGATCGTGCGCGGCACCACCTGCAAGCAGATCATCCAGATGGCCCGCGAAGCCGGCGCGAAAAACGTCTACTTCTGCTCGGCTGCTCCGGCGGTACGCTTCCCTAACGTCTACGGCATCGACATGCCGAGTGCCCACGAGCTGATCGCACACAATCGCAGCACCCAGGATGTCGCCGAACTGATTGGCGCCGACTGGCTGGTCTACCAGGACCTGCCGGACCTGATCGAAGCGGTCGGCGGTGGCAAGATCAAGATCGAGCATTTCGATTGCGCGGTATTCGACGGCAAGTACGTCACCGGCGACATCGACGAAGCCTACCTGGACAAGATCGAGCAGGCGCGTAACGACGCCTCCAAGGTCAAGAACCAGGCGGTCAGCGCGATCATCGACCTCTACAACAACTAA
- a CDS encoding DUF2242 domain-containing protein: MSKSTVCSALGLALVLAGVSGCSSKKAAIYEHENFADSGTFSRSFPVSEAGTCEAARRALLSQGYIITSSDAGQVNGNKSFQQTGDSHLQISFNVVCAPDSGDEQRSTMFANALQDRYALKKSNTSASLGVGVLGSVSMPIGSSDDSMVKVASETVTSAKFYERYFALVESFLPKENKKKADPKPAAKPAVELGVPETAPVAPPAALAPTPAEAPAPAAPASAVPVSEPAPAPAAEAPAAPVVDDSNGSKPVPPPAEAAPISVQDSSTPAEPTPSIAPAAPASSSGQAPL; encoded by the coding sequence ATGTCAAAGTCAACCGTCTGCAGTGCGCTCGGGCTGGCCCTTGTGCTGGCGGGTGTTTCCGGCTGTTCTTCGAAGAAAGCTGCCATCTACGAACACGAGAATTTCGCCGACTCGGGCACCTTCTCGCGCAGCTTTCCGGTGAGTGAAGCCGGTACCTGCGAAGCGGCGCGCCGTGCCTTGCTCAGCCAGGGCTACATCATCACCAGCAGCGACGCTGGCCAGGTCAATGGCAACAAGAGCTTCCAGCAGACCGGCGATTCTCACCTGCAGATCAGCTTCAATGTGGTCTGCGCCCCTGACAGCGGCGACGAGCAGCGCTCGACCATGTTCGCCAACGCCCTGCAGGACCGCTACGCGCTGAAAAAATCCAACACCTCGGCCAGCCTCGGCGTGGGTGTGCTGGGTTCGGTGTCGATGCCGATCGGTTCCAGCGATGATTCGATGGTCAAGGTCGCCAGCGAGACCGTGACGTCGGCCAAGTTCTACGAGCGTTACTTCGCTCTGGTCGAAAGCTTCCTGCCCAAGGAAAACAAGAAAAAGGCCGACCCCAAGCCTGCGGCCAAGCCGGCAGTGGAGCTGGGTGTGCCGGAAACTGCGCCGGTAGCGCCACCGGCCGCCCTGGCCCCCACGCCGGCCGAAGCGCCTGCGCCAGCGGCTCCGGCGTCTGCCGTGCCGGTCAGCGAACCTGCGCCGGCCCCGGCTGCCGAGGCGCCCGCCGCGCCAGTGGTGGACGACAGCAACGGCTCGAAGCCGGTACCGCCACCGGCAGAAGCTGCGCCGATCAGCGTCCAGGACAGCAGCACGCCGGCCGAGCCGACCCCGAGCATCGCCCCGGCAGCACCGGCCAGCAGCAGCGGGCAGGCGCCGCTGTAA
- a CDS encoding methyl-accepting chemotaxis protein → MKNLSVKIKLLLGFAPILVLMALLAITAINSLNTLTQRADRLVSVNYILDNLNEMRAAQLSFEQRRDATFASQLTKAHQQATQLVEENLAALPDADSQRLLTATGDDLKQYLEQFEQLKAATGGTLLQTKLHDQLLENVHRGLEAINQLITLQNQKSTEESSNSRSLMLSLLFAALVLGVLISALIIRQVTQPLRQAVEIARRIGEGDLTNTASEPRRDEFGQLLQALAQSGNNLREMLGQAGHVTRQLSTAAEELSTITEQTSAGITSQKVETDQVATAMSEMVATVQEVARNAEEASEATRQADSQAKQGNRVVQQALSQIGQLADDIGNSASAVSQLSEESERIGTVMTVINAIAEQTNLLALNAAIEAARAGEAGRGFAVVADEVRGLAQRTQQSTAQIETLIVSLQQGAQKAAEMMHANQQQVGGTVALANQAGIELQAITQTVTSIQSMNLQIATAAEQQSSVAESINRSVLSVRDVAEQSSTASQQTAASSVELARLGSELQQLVARFRV, encoded by the coding sequence GTGAAAAACCTCTCCGTGAAAATCAAGCTGTTGCTCGGTTTTGCGCCCATCCTGGTGTTGATGGCGCTGCTGGCCATTACCGCCATCAACAGCCTGAACACCCTGACCCAACGGGCCGACCGCCTGGTGTCGGTCAATTACATCCTCGACAACCTCAATGAAATGCGCGCCGCCCAACTGAGCTTCGAGCAACGGCGCGACGCCACCTTCGCCAGCCAGCTGACCAAGGCCCATCAACAGGCCACACAGTTGGTCGAGGAAAACCTCGCCGCCTTGCCCGATGCCGATTCGCAGCGCTTGCTCACAGCCACTGGCGACGACCTCAAGCAATACCTGGAGCAGTTCGAGCAACTGAAAGCGGCCACCGGAGGCACCCTGCTGCAGACCAAGCTTCACGATCAACTGCTGGAAAACGTCCATCGGGGCCTTGAAGCGATCAACCAGCTAATCACCCTGCAAAACCAGAAGAGCACCGAGGAGTCGAGCAACAGCCGCAGCTTGATGCTCAGCCTGCTGTTCGCCGCCCTGGTGCTGGGCGTGCTGATCAGCGCGCTGATCATCCGTCAGGTCACCCAGCCGCTGCGCCAGGCCGTGGAAATTGCCCGGCGCATTGGCGAAGGCGACCTGACCAACACCGCCAGCGAACCCCGCCGCGACGAGTTCGGCCAGTTGTTGCAAGCCCTGGCGCAAAGCGGCAACAACCTGCGGGAAATGCTCGGCCAGGCCGGGCATGTCACCCGCCAGCTGTCGACCGCCGCCGAAGAGCTGTCGACCATCACCGAACAGACCAGCGCCGGCATCACCAGCCAGAAGGTCGAGACCGACCAGGTGGCCACGGCGATGAGCGAGATGGTCGCTACCGTGCAGGAAGTCGCGCGCAATGCCGAAGAAGCCAGCGAAGCCACGCGCCAGGCCGACAGCCAGGCCAAACAGGGCAATCGCGTGGTGCAACAGGCCCTGAGCCAGATTGGCCAGTTGGCCGATGACATCGGCAACTCGGCCAGTGCGGTCAGTCAGTTGTCGGAAGAAAGCGAGCGTATCGGCACGGTAATGACGGTGATCAACGCCATTGCCGAGCAGACCAACCTGCTGGCCCTCAACGCCGCCATTGAAGCAGCGCGCGCTGGCGAGGCCGGCCGCGGTTTTGCCGTGGTGGCCGACGAGGTACGCGGGCTGGCCCAGCGTACCCAGCAGTCGACAGCGCAGATCGAGACGCTGATCGTGTCCTTGCAACAGGGCGCGCAGAAGGCTGCCGAAATGATGCACGCCAACCAGCAGCAGGTCGGCGGCACGGTAGCGTTGGCCAATCAGGCCGGTATCGAACTGCAGGCCATCACCCAGACCGTGACCAGCATCCAGAGCATGAACCTGCAGATCGCCACCGCTGCCGAACAGCAGAGCAGCGTGGCCGAATCGATCAACCGCAGCGTGCTCAGCGTGCGTGACGTGGCTGAACAGTCGTCAACCGCTTCGCAGCAGACCGCGGCCTCGTCGGTGGAACTGGCGCGCCTGGGCAGCGAACTGCAACAACTGGTGGCGCGCTTTCGGGTTTGA
- a CDS encoding SDR family oxidoreductase, with the protein MNKLQDSIAVITGAGRGLGAALAISLADAGCKVVLCGRNEAALAQVAATIETRSGHLPLTVQVDLADSASVTRATQAISQRLPTIDLLINNGAMWLEQNEEGYSPEEVHGVINAAVTGTFLFTQGLLPSLRRSQRPDIVTIGSISALPNAALHSVSVPFYAAKQAQRALAEGLHQQLAGTPIRSLCVHPPYLDDISPTEPAWEAAALRQKGERGTNRDVVEAVLFAVTRPRHVSLSSIVIDSDDGGLFG; encoded by the coding sequence ATGAACAAGCTTCAAGACTCGATCGCGGTAATCACCGGTGCCGGACGCGGCCTGGGTGCGGCCCTGGCCATCTCCCTGGCTGACGCCGGTTGCAAGGTGGTGCTCTGTGGCCGCAACGAAGCCGCGCTGGCCCAAGTCGCCGCCACCATCGAAACCCGCAGCGGCCATCTGCCGTTGACTGTCCAGGTCGACCTCGCCGACAGCGCCAGCGTCACCCGCGCTACCCAGGCCATCAGCCAGCGCTTGCCAACCATCGACCTGCTGATCAACAACGGCGCCATGTGGCTGGAGCAGAACGAAGAGGGTTATTCCCCTGAAGAGGTCCACGGCGTGATCAACGCCGCAGTCACCGGTACCTTCCTCTTCACCCAGGGCTTGCTGCCTTCCCTGCGCCGCTCTCAGCGCCCGGACATCGTCACCATAGGCTCGATCAGCGCGCTGCCCAATGCCGCCTTGCACAGCGTCTCAGTGCCGTTCTACGCCGCCAAGCAGGCTCAGCGTGCGCTGGCAGAGGGGCTGCACCAGCAGTTGGCCGGTACGCCGATCCGTTCGCTGTGCGTGCACCCGCCGTACCTGGACGATATTTCGCCGACTGAACCTGCCTGGGAGGCGGCTGCCCTGCGTCAGAAGGGCGAGCGCGGCACCAACCGTGACGTGGTCGAGGCCGTGCTGTTTGCCGTGACCCGGCCGCGGCATGTGAGCCTGTCGTCGATCGTGATCGACAGTGATGACGGCGGCCTGTTCGGCTGA
- a CDS encoding SPOR domain-containing protein gives MALLDKVVKQRMVGALVLVALAVIFLPMLFSREDEMRQVRVSAPEAPAAPTLPQVQVEPVQVPEPQVLPEEPVIVEQSAAPVQAPSTPIAPAPSATPTSAPAAPAVAAKPAAPAPAKVETKPAATVATAPKPAASKVDANGLPVSWSIQMASLSNRASADNLQKTLRSQGYNAYIRSAEGMNRVYVGPLIERAEAERLRDVINRQQKLKGFVVRFQPERS, from the coding sequence ATGGCATTGCTGGATAAAGTGGTCAAGCAACGCATGGTCGGGGCGCTGGTGCTGGTGGCACTGGCGGTGATTTTCCTGCCGATGCTGTTCTCCCGCGAAGACGAAATGCGCCAGGTGCGTGTCTCGGCCCCCGAGGCACCGGCTGCGCCGACCCTGCCGCAAGTGCAGGTCGAGCCTGTTCAGGTCCCGGAGCCGCAGGTGTTGCCTGAAGAGCCGGTCATCGTCGAGCAGTCCGCTGCACCGGTACAGGCGCCGAGCACGCCGATTGCCCCGGCGCCAAGCGCCACGCCGACGTCAGCCCCGGCTGCACCGGCTGTCGCCGCAAAACCGGCTGCGCCTGCGCCAGCCAAGGTCGAAACCAAGCCGGCAGCTACGGTCGCCACCGCGCCTAAACCGGCTGCAAGCAAGGTCGACGCCAATGGCCTGCCGGTCAGCTGGTCGATCCAGATGGCTAGCCTGTCCAATCGCGCAAGCGCCGACAACCTGCAGAAAACCCTGCGCAGCCAGGGCTACAATGCCTATATCCGTTCGGCCGAAGGCATGAACCGGGTGTATGTCGGGCCGTTGATCGAGCGCGCCGAGGCCGAGCGCCTGCGCGATGTGATCAACCGCCAGCAGAAGCTCAAGGGCTTTGTCGTACGCTTCCAGCCCGAGCGCAGTTGA